The genomic stretch CGCGTGCTTAACGATGACACACGCAGGCTCTGCAAATTCCTTCACACATTCCAGCGCCGCATCGGTATCTGCAATGTTGTTATAGGAAAGAGCTTTACCTTGCAGCTGAGTCGAGGTAGCAACGGAAGCTTCGCTGACGCTTTCTTCTATATAGAAGGCGGCGTTCTGATGGCTGTTCTCGCCATAACGCATATCTTGTTTCTTTATATAGCTAAGATTCAGGGTACGCGGGAACTGGCCAGACGCGGATTCGGTATCGCCGTGATAAGCCGGAACCATGGTGCCGAAGTAGTTAGCAATCATGCCGTCATAAGACGCGGTGTGTTCGAAAGCTTTAATCGCCAGATTGAAACGGGTTGCCAGCGTCAGTGAGCTGCTGTTGGCATCCATCTCTTCAATAATAGAAGCGTAGTCACTGCTCTTCACCACGATCGCCACGTCTTTGTGGTTCTTCGCCGCCGAGCGGACCATGGTCGGGCCGCCGATATCAATGTTTTCTACCGCATCTTCCAGTGAGCAATCCGGGCGGGCGATGGTTTGCGCGAACGGATAAAGGTTTACGACCACCATGTCGATTGGCGCGATCGCGTGCTGCGCCATAATGTCATCATCTTTCCCGCGACGACCGAGGATCCCGCCGTGAACTTTCGGGTGCAGGGTTTTGACGCGTCCATCCATCATTTCCGGGAAACCCGTGTAGTCAGACACTTCTGTGACTGGCAGACCGGCTTTTGCCAACAGGCTGGCGGTGCCGCCAGTGGAAAGCAATTCAACGCCACGCGAAGAGAGTGCCTGGGCGAATTCTACGATACCGGCTTTATCAGAAACACTGAGCAGGGCGCGGCGGATTGGACGAGATTGTTGCATGGTGGTTTATATCCTTGGCTTTGGAGTCGTAATAAAGGGCGTTATCGGAATTCAATGGGCGTTTTCTTCTCTCTATATAGAGTAATTTGCAGAAAAACGTGGAATTGAGCTCTGATAGCTTCCCTCTGACGACTTACTTTTCATTTATCACCCGCGATGGGTGTCGAAAACTGACGCGCGAAATTGTAGCGAAAACGATTGCGCGACGCTCGCAAAATTTGAGATTCCTGTGCATCTGTGGATAAATCTGTGCAAAACACGGTATAAGCGGTGTGTTTGCTGTGTAATGCAGCAAACGGTATTCTTTCTTAAAATTAGCCCTTGCGGCCTGCTGAGAACTCCCTATAATGCCGCTCCATCGACAGGGAACAACGTGAACAACATCACGAAGTAACCGGGTCGGAAAGATTAAAAACAGCGGCAACCGGATGAAATAAACGGTTGACACTGAAAGAGGAAAGCGTAATATACGCCACCTCGAGTTAGCAAGCGAAAGCGCGTAACTCACTGCTCTTTAACAATTTATCAGACAATCTGTGTGGGCACTCACAAGACGATATCAGCCACCTCGGTGGCAAAAAATATCAAGTCTTAGAGTGACCAAGCAGTAATTCATTTAGTGAATTATTACGAAAGTAAACTTTGAGCACCGCTTAACTTGTTTAAGCAAATCGAACTTTTAATTGAAGAGTTTGATCATGGCTCAGATTGAACGCTGGCGGCAGGCCTAACACATGCAAGTCGAGCGGTAGCACAGGAGAGCTTGCTCTTTGGGTGACGAGCGGCGGACGGGTGAGTAATGTCTGGGAAACTGCCTGATGGAGGGGGATAACTACTGGAAACGGTAGCTAATACCGCATGATGTCGCAAGACCAAAGTGGGGGACCTTCGGGCCTCACGCCATCGGATGTGCCCAGATGGGATTAGCTAGTAGGTGAGGTAATGGCTCACCTAGGCGACGATCCCTAGCTGGTCTGAGAGGATGACCAGCCACACTGGAACTGAGACACGGTCCAGACTCCTACGGGAGGCAGCAGTGGGGAATATTGCACAATGGGCGCAAGCCTGATGCAGCCATGCCGCGTGTGTGAAGAAGGCCTTAGGGTTGTAAAGCACTTTCAGCGAGGAGGAAGGGCAGTGTGTTAATAGCACGCTGCATTGACGTTACTCGCAGAAGAAGCACCGGCTAACTCCGTGCCAGCAGCCGCGGTAATACGGAGGGTGCAAGCGTTAATCGGAATTACTGGGCGTAAAGCGCACGCAGGCGGTTTGTTAAGTCAGATGTGAAATCCCCGAGCTTAACTTGGGAACTGCATTTGAAACTGGCAAGCTAGAGTCTTGTAGAGGGGGGTAGAATTCCAGGTGTAGCGGTGAAATGCGTAGAGATCTGGAGGAATACCGGTGGCGAAGGCGGCCCCCTGGACAAAGACTGACGCTCAGGTGCGAAAGCGTGGGGAGCAAACAGGATTAGATACCCTGGTAGTCCACGCTGTAAACGATGTCGACTTGGAGGTTGTGCCCTTGAGGCGTGGCTTCCGGAGCTAACGCGTTAAGTCGACCGCCTGGGGAGTACGGCCGCAAGGTTAAAACTCAAATGAATTGACGGGGGCCCGCACAAGCGGTGGAGCATGTGGTTTAATTCGATGCAACGCGAAGAACCTTACCTACTCTTGACATCCAGAGAATTCGCTAGAGATAGCTTAGTGCCTTCGGGAACTCTGAGACAGGTGCTGCATGGCTGTCGTCAGCTCGTGTTGTGAAATGTTGGGTTAAGTCCCGCAACGAGCGCAACCCTTATCCTTTGTTGCCAGCACGTAATGGTGGGAACTCAAAGGAGACTGCCGGTGATAAACCGGAGGAAGGTGGGGATGACGTCAAGTCATCATGGCCCTTACGAGTAGGGCTACACACGTGCTACAATGGCATATACAAAGAGAAGCGAACTCGCGAGAGCAAGCGGACCTCATAAAGTATGTCGTAGTCCGGATTGGAGTCTGCAACTCGACTCCATGAAGTCGGAATCGCTAGTAATCGTAGATCAGAATGCTACGGTGAATACGTTCCCGGGCCTTGTACACACCGCCCGTCACACCATGGGAGTGGGTTGCAAAAGAAGTAGGTAGCTTAACCTTCGGGAGGGCGCTTACCACTTTGTGATTCATGACTGGGGTGAAGTCGTAACAAGGTAACCGTAGGGGAACCTGCGGTTGGATCACCTCCTTACCTCAAGATACGCATTGTGCAGTGTCCACACAGATTGTCTGATGAAATTAATGAGCAAGAGCACCTGTTGATGCGGTAAGGGAGACCTTACGCTGATGCGAAAAGTGCCATACCGTTCTGCGGTCTGGTACGGATTTTTCGTGTCCCCATCGTCTAGAGGCCTAGGACACTGCCCTTTCACGGCTGTAACAGGGGTTCGAATCCCCTTGGGGACGCCACTCCGATAATGTGTGAAAGACATTATCAACAGTTCTTTATGAACGATAAAAAATCTTAAAGATGACTTTAACGAGTCGTGTTTAAGATATTGCTCTTTAACAATCTGGAACAAGCTGAAAAATTGAAAGTTTACAGCTGAACATCACTCTCCGTAGAAGTACTGAGTGGTGATTCTGTCTGTAACAGAGTCTCTCAAATAATCGCAGCGCGATGATGTCTTTTAAGACACCTTCGGGTTGTGAGGTTAAGCGACTAAGCGTACACGGTGGATGCCTAGGCAGTCAGAGGCGATGAAGGGCGTGCTAATCTGCGAAAAGCGTCGGTAAGGTGATATGAACCGTAATAACCGACGATACCCGAATGGGGAAACCCAGTGTGTTTCGACACATTATCATTACATGAATACATAGTGTAATGAGGCGAACCGGGGGAACTGAAACATCTAAGTACCCCGAGGAAAAGAAATCAACCGAGATTCCCCCAGTAGCGGCGAGCGAACGGGGAAGAGCCCAGAACCTGAATCAGGGTATGTGTTAGTGGAAGCGTCTGGAAAGTCGCACAGTATAGGGTGATAGTCCCGTACACAAAAATGCATACGTTGTGAGTTCGATGAGTAGGGCGGGACACGTGACATCCTGTCTGAATATGGGGGGACCATCCTCCAAGGCTAAATACTCCTGACTGACCGATAGTGAACCAGTACCGTGAGGGAAAGGCGAAAAGAACCCCGGCGAGGGGAGTGAAATAGAACCTGAAACCGTGTACGTACAAGCAGTGGGAGCCTCCTTTGTGGGGTGACTGCGTACCTTTTGTATAATGGGTCAGCGACTTATATTTTGTAGCAAGGTTAACCGTATAGGGGAGCCGTAGGGAAACCGAGTCTTAACTGGGCGTCAAGTTGCAAGGTATAGACCCGAAACCCGGTGATCTAGCCATGGGCAGGTTGAAGGTTGGGTAACACTAACTGGAGGACCGAACCGACTAATGTTGAAAAATTAGCGGATGACTTGTGGCTGGGGGTGAAAGGCCAATCAAACCGGGAGATAGCTGGTTCTCCCCGAAAGCTATTTAGGTAGCGCCTCGTGAACTCATCTTCGGGGGTAGAGCACTGTTTCGACTAGGGGGCCATCCCGGCTTACCAACTCGATGCAAACTACGAATACCGAAGAATGTTATCACGGGAGACACACGGCGGGTGCTAACGTCCGTCGTGAAGAGGGAAACAACCCAGACCGCCAGCTAAGGTCCCAAAGTCATGGTTAAGTGGGAAACGATGTGGGAAGGCATAGACAGCCAGGATGTTGGCTTAGAAGCAGCCATCATTTAAAGAAAGCGTAATAGCTCACTGGTCGAGTCGGCCTGCGCGGAAGATGTAACGGGGCTAAACCATGCACCGAAGCTGCGGCAGCGACGCTTATGCGTTGTTGGGTAGGGGAGCGTTCTGTAAGCCGTCGAAGGTGGTCTGTGAGGGCTGCTGGAGGTATCAGAAGTGCGAATGCTGACATAAGTAACGATAATGCGGGTGAAAAACCCGCACGCCGGAAGACCAAGGGTTCCTGTCCAACGTTAATCGGGGCAGGGTGAGTCGACCCCTAAGGCGAGGCTGAAAAGCGTAGTCGATGGGAAGCTGGTTAATATTCCAGCACTTGGTGTTACTGCGAAGGGGGGACGGAGAAGGCTAGGCTAGCCGGGCGACGGTTGTCCCGGTTCAAGCGTGTAGGGGGAAGAGTTGGTAAATCCGCTTTTCTGTATAACCCTGAGGCGTGATAACGAGCCACTACGGTGGTGAAGTAGTTGATGCCATGCTTCCAGGAAAAGCCTCTAAGCTCCAGGTAACACGAAATCGTACCCCAAACCGACACAGGTGGTCAGGTAGAGAATACTCAGGCGCTTGAGAGAACTCGGGTGAAGGAACTAGGCAAAATGGTGCCGTAACTTCGGGAGAAGGCACGCTGGCGCGTAGGTGAAGGGACTTGCTCCCGGAGCTGAATCCAGTCGAAGATACCAGCTGGCTGCAACTGTTTAATAAAAACACAGCACTGTGCAAACACGAAAGTGGACGTATACGGTGTGACGCCTGCCCGGTGCCGGAAGGTTAATTGATGGGGTTAGCAGCAATGCGAAGCTCTTGATCGAAGCCCCGGTAAACGGCGGCCGTAACTATAACGGTCCTAAGGTAGCGAAATTCCTTGTCGGGTAAGTTCCGACCTGCACGAATGGCGTAATGATGGCCAGGCTGTCTCCACCCGAGACTCAGTGAAATTGAACTCGCTGTGAAGATGCAGTGTACCCGCGGCAAGACGGAAAGACCCCGTGAACCTTTACTATAGCTTGACACTGAACATTGAGCCTTGATGTGTAGGATAGGTGGGAGGCTTTGAAGCGAGGACGCCAGTTCTTGTGGAGCCAACCTTGAAATACCACCCTTTAATGTTTGATGTTCTAACTCGGCCCCGTAATCCGGGGTGAGGACAGTGTCTGGTGGGTAGTTTGACTGGGGCGGTCTCCTCCTAAAGAGTAACGGAGGAGCACGAAGGTTAGCTAATCACGGTCGGACATCGTGAGGTTAGTGCAATGGCATAAGCTAGCTTGACTGCGAGAGTGACGGCTCGAGCAGGTACGAAAGTAGGTCATAGTGATCCGGTGGTTCTGAATGGAAGGGCCATCGCTCAACGGATAAAAGGTACTCCGGGGATAACAGGCTGATACCGCCCAAGAGTTCATATCGACGGCGGTGTTTGGCACCTCGATGTCGGCTCATCACATCCTGGGGCTGAAGTAGGTCCCAAGGGTACGGCTGTTCGCCGTTTAAAGTGGTACGCGAGCTGGGTTTAGAACGTCGTGAGACAGTTCGGTCCCTATCTGCCGTGGGCGTTGGAAGATTGAGAGGGGCTGCTCCTAGTACGAGAGGACCGGAGTGGACGCATCACTGGTGTTCGGGTTGTCATGCCAATGGCATTGCCCGGTAGCTAAATGCGGAAAAGATAAGCGCTGAAAGCATCTAAGCGCGAAACTTGCCTCGAGATGAGTCTTCCCTGTGGCTTTAAGCCACCTGAAGGGACGTTTAAGACTAAGACGTTGATAGGCTGGGTGTGTAAGTGCAGCGATGCATTGAGCTAACCAGTACTAATGACCCGAGAGGCTTAACCTTACAACACCAAAGGTGTTTTGTATTGACTCTGTGAAAGACGTAGATTTTTCAGCTGATTGTTCCGAGATTGGTTCGTAGTGCAAGCCTGATATGGGGTGAGCGGTATGAATGAAACAGAATTTGCCTGGCGGCATTAGCGCGGTGGTCCCACCTGACCCCATGCCGAACTCAGAAGTGAAACGCCGTAGCGCCGATGGTAGTGTGGGGTCTCCCCATGCGAGAGTAGGGAACTGCCAGGCATCAAATAAGTGGAAAGCCCTGTACTGACGTACAGGGCTTTTTGCTATGGGGAATTTGGGTAGCGTTGAGGTTATTTTATCTACGTTCCCCTCCTGCATTTCTTCCTTCATATTGCTCATTACCCTCTTACTCTCCGGTTATATAACCAGATCGTCTAAATTAATAACCGAAGCTGAAACATTTTCACTTACCGTTTGCAGGCTCGACATCTTAGATAAAAACCGCTATCTTCGGCTGTCTAGAAGTCTAAACGTATAAATGGATGTCGTGAGGAAGTTGCTATGCCGATCCGGGTTCCAGATGAGTTACCAGCCGTAAATTTCCTGCGTAATGAGAATGTTTTTGTGATGGCTTCATCACGCGCAAAAATTCAGGAAATTCGTCCTTTAAAAGTGCTGGTACTCAACCTGATGCCAAAGAAAATTGAGACAGAAAATCAGTTTTTACGGCTGCTCTCCAACTCTCCTTTGCAGATTGATGTGCAACTTCTGCGGATTGATAGCCGTGAGTCTAAAAATACGCCGGCTGAACACCTGAATAACTTTTACTGTGATTTCGAAGACATTCAGCACGATAACTATGATGGCCTGATTGTTACCGGCGCTCCTCTGGGCTTAGTTGATTTCTGCGATGTTGCCTACTGGCCAGAGATTGAACGTGTTATCCACTGGGCTAAAGAACACGTCACGTCCACACTGTTCGTGTGTTGGGCGGTGCAGGCTGCGTTAAATGTCCTGTATGACATCCCTAAAATGACGCGAGAAACCAAGCTCTCAGGTGTTTATCCTCACCAGACATTACAGCCGCTGGCTCTGCTGACCCGTGGATTTGATGAAACATTTCTGGCCCCTCATTCGCGCTATGCTGATTTCCCGGCGGATACGTTACGTCAGCACACCGATCTCGACATCCTGGCTGAATCTGACGAAGCCGGTGCTTATTTGTTTGCAACGAAAGACAAGCGCATGGCATTCGTCACGGGCCACCCGGAATATGATGCGGGCACACTGGCTGGAGAATATCTGCGCGATGTTGCCGCCGGTTTATCGCCTGAAATGCCTTACAATTACTTCCCGCAGGACAATGCTGAGTTATCGCCTAAAGCAACCTGGCGTAGTCACGGGCATCTGCTGTTTGCTAACTGGCTGAACTACTATGTTTACCAGATTACGCCATTCGATCTGCGCCAGATGAATCCAACCCTGGAATAATTTCCTTCATAATTTGCAGATGATCTCTACACCCGATCATCTGCTTCTGTTTGCCTCCAACCTCTTCCTCTCAACTGACTATCCGATCCTCAATCTCAAAAAAATCGAAATGGATTCTTATTTTTCTATATTTTTTTACGTTTTTATCTCACTGATTAATATCTGCTATTTCATAAAATTAAAATAAAATGGAAATCGTTTTTGATTTTATGAAAATCCTGATTACGCTTAAATCTATCGGGTAATAAATGACCATCGATAAATCGCCACAGGATCTTCCCCGGTGTCGCTGGTTTATTTTCTACCGTATCAGCATCTGCTTAGTAAGGCGGTCTGGCAGATTTAAGTCGAAAAATCAGGAGAGTTAGCGATGTCAGAGCAAATTACGCGCAGTCAGCTTGGTTTTACACGCCGTTTTGGTGAAAACGAAACACATATTCTGACTGAAGAGGCTGTGGACTTTTTGTCTGAGCTGGTCGTACGTTTTACCCCACTGCGTAACCGCTTGCTGGCAGAACGCGTTGTGGTGCAGAGAAAAATTGATGGCGGCATTTTACCGAATTTTATTTCGGAAACTGATTCCATAAAAAAATCACATTGGACGATTCGGGGCATTCCGGATGATTTAAGGGATCGCCGCGTAGAAATCACCGGGCCGGTAGAACGCAAAATGGTGATTAATGCGCTTAATGCCAACGTGAAAGTCTTTATGGCGGATTTTGAAGATTCTCTGGCTCCAGACTGGCAGAAAGTCATCGAAGGGCAGATCAACCTACGTGATGCGGTTAACGGCACGATCAGTTACACCAATGAATCAGGCAAGATTTACCAGCTCAAACCTGATCCTGCCGTGTTGATCTGCCGCGTCCGTGGCCTGCACTTGCCCGAAAAACACGTGACCTGGCAGGGGGAAGCCATTCCCGGTTCATTGTTTGATTTTGCTCTGTACTTTTTCCACAACCATCGCGCGTTACTGGCAAAAGGCAGCGGCCCTTATTTCTATCTGCCAAAAATGCAGTCTTATCAGGAAGCGGACTGGTGGAGCCAGGTCTTCAGCTTTGCCGAGGACTACGCCGGATTATCCCGTGGCACCATCAAAGCCACCGTCCTGATTGAAACTCTGCCCGCCGTGTTCCAGATGGACGAAATTCTTTATCACCTGCGCGACCATATCGTCGGGCTGAACTGCGGACGCTGGGACTACATCTTCAGCTATATCAAAACGTTGAGAAATCATGCTGACCGCGTTTTACCCGATCGACAGTCGGTCACCATGACGCAGCCATTCCTCAATGCGTACTCACGGCTTCTCATCAGAACCTGCCACCGCCGTGGTGCATTTGCGATGGGCGGAATGGCGGCATTTATTCCGAGCAAAGATGTTAAGCGCAACGAATGGGTGCTGAACAAGGTAAGAACAGACAAAGAGCTGGAGGCGACCAACGGGCATGACGGTACCTGGATAGCGCATCCGGGGCTGGCTGATACCGTGCTGGAAGTTTTCGATAAAGCGCTCGGTTCCCGCCCCAATCAGCTGGACATATTACGCGAAGGTGATGGCGATATTACTGCGGCACAATTGCTGGAGCCTTGTTCCGGTGAACGAACCGAAGAGGGTATGCGCGCGAACATCCGGGTTGCGGTGCAATACATCGAAGCATGGATCTCCGGCAATGGCTGCGTACCCATTTACGGTCTGATGGAAGATGCCGCGACTGCAGAGATTTCCCGAACCTCAATCTGGCAATGGATCCATCATGGCAAAACGCTCAGCGACGGCCAGCTTGTCACCAAGCCTTTGTTCCGCCGCATGCTGAATGAAGAAATGCTGGTGATCCAACAGGAGTTAGGTGAACAACGTTTCAGCTCCGGGCGCTTCACGCAGGCCGCCACATTGATGGAAAAAATTACCACGCAGGATGAGTTAATCGACTTCCTGACCCTGCCGGGCTATCAGCTGCTGGCCTGAATCTTCTTACCCTACTCATAAAAAGACCGGAGCATTTGCCATGAAAACAACACGTACTCAGCAAATTCAGCAGCTTGAAGAAACCTGGAATCAGCTACGCTGGAAGGGGATTACCCGCCCTTATACGGCCGCCGAAGTCATCAGCCTGCGCGGCTCGCTGAACCCGGAATGTACTCTGGCTCAGCACGGCGCTGCCCGTCTGTGGAATTTACTGCACGGTGCATCCCGCAAGGGTTATGTGAATTGTCTGGGCGCGCTGACCGGCGGTCAGGCATTGCAGCAGGCAAAAGCTGGTATTGAAGCCATTTATCTGTCTGGCTGGCAGGTTGCCGCCGATGCCAATACCGCATCCAGCATGTATCCCGATCAGTCGTTGTATCCGGTGAATTCTGTGCCGGAAGTGGTAGCTCGTATTAACAATACCTTCCGCCGCGCCGACCAGATTCAATGGGCCAATAATATCGAACCAGGTCAGCAGGGCTATACCGATTATTTCCTGCCGATAGTGGCTGATGCCGAAGCCGGTTTTGGCGGCGTGCTGAATGCGTTTGAACTGATGAAATCAATGATTGAAGCCGGAGCGGCGGCCGTCCATTTCGAAGACCAGCTTGCTGCGGTAAAAAAATGCGGACATATGGGCGGCAAAGTGCTGGTACCCACTCAGGAAGCGGTGCAAAAGCTGGTATCTGCCCGTCTGGCTGCTGATGTGCTTGGCGTGCCGACACTGCTGGTTGCCCGTACCGACGCCGACGCCGCTGATTTGCTGACATCCGATTGCGATCCTTATGACAGCCAGTTCATTACCGGCGAGAGAACGCATGAAGGTTTTTACCGTACACACGCCGGTATCGAGCAGGCGATCAGCCGCGGTCTGGCTTACGCGCCGTATGCTGACGTGGTCTGGTGTGAAACATCAACGCCGGATTTGAAACTTGCGCAGCGTTTTGCCGAGGCGATTCACGCGAAATTCCCCGGTAAATTGCTGGCCTATAACTGCTCGCCGTCGTTTAACTGGAAGAAGAATCTGGATGATAAAACGATTGCCAGCTTCCAGGATCAACTGGCGGAGATGGGCTATCAGTACCAGTTCATCACGCTGGCCGGCATCCACAGCATGTGGTTCAACATGTTTGACCTTGCTCATGCGTATGCGCAGGGCGAAGGGATGAAACACTACGTCGAAAAAGTGCAGGAGCCTGAATTTGCGGCGATCGGTCGCGGATACACTTTCGCTTCACATCAGCAGGAAGTGGGCACCGGGTATTTCGACAAAGTGACTAACATCATTCAGGGCGGACGCTCATCGGTAACTGCGTTAACCGGCTCGACCGAAGAACAGCAGTTCTCTTCAACGTCACATTGATCTGGCCCGGCGCAAGCCGGGTTTTCCCTTCCGGAGCCGACATTATGCGCATCGAATTGTTGATTGCTCAGACTATTTTGCAAGGGTTCGATGCACAGTATGGCCGTTTTCTGGAGGTGACTTCACAGGCCCAGCAACGTTTTGAACATGCTAACTGGCCGGCGGTGCAGGCGGCCATGAAACAGCGAATTCATCTTTACGACCACCATGTCGGATTGGTTGTGTCGCAGCTCAAATGCATCACAGGCCAGCACTTTTACGATGCTGCATTTCTGGTCCGCATAAAAAGCTGTTATGCCGGATTGTTGCCTGATTATCCCCGGGCAGAAATCGCAGAAAGTTTCTTTAATTCAGTCTATTGCCGGATTTTCAAACACCGTGAACTGACGGCGGACAAGCTTTTTATTTTTAGCGAACAGCCCGTTTATCGGCCACAAAATTGCGCCCGACCACTGGCCCGGCAATATCCGGTGCAAGGAAATCTGGTCGCCACACTGGGCAGAGTTCTCCACGATCTTCCGATGCGTTTAGCGTGGGAGAATGCGCCGCGTGATATTGATTACATCAGTACGGCGTTGCAGCAAAGATTTCCCGGTGATGCGTTATCAGGGGCGGTAATTGAGATAGCCACTGAAGTTTTCTACCGCAATAAGGCGGCGTGGATTATTGGAAAAATCAGGCTGGGGCAGCAGGTTTTCCCGCTGTTATTGCCGGTGCATCAGAGTCATCAGCGCGAGTTATTTGTGGATGCGTGTCTGACTGAAGGTAATGATGCCAGCATAGTTTTCGGCTTCGCTCGCTCTTATTTTATGGTTTACGCCCCGCAACCGGGCGCGCTGGTGGAATGGCTGCGGGAGATTTTACCGGCCAAAACGACGGCTGAACTTTATAGTGCTATTGGCTGCCAAAAGCATGCGAAAACTGAATGTTATCGCGAGCACTTACACTTTATGGCGCAAACCGACGAGTCTTTTATTATTGCGCCGGGCGTCAAAGGTATGGTCATGCTGGTCTTTACCTTGCCGGGAAGTGACCGCGTTTTCAAAGTCATTAAAGACCGTTTCGCCCCGCAAAAAGAGGTGACAGAAGCGCAGGTTATGGCCTGCTACCAGCTGGTCAAAG from Rahnella sikkimica encodes the following:
- the aceA gene encoding isocitrate lyase, giving the protein MKTTRTQQIQQLEETWNQLRWKGITRPYTAAEVISLRGSLNPECTLAQHGAARLWNLLHGASRKGYVNCLGALTGGQALQQAKAGIEAIYLSGWQVAADANTASSMYPDQSLYPVNSVPEVVARINNTFRRADQIQWANNIEPGQQGYTDYFLPIVADAEAGFGGVLNAFELMKSMIEAGAAAVHFEDQLAAVKKCGHMGGKVLVPTQEAVQKLVSARLAADVLGVPTLLVARTDADAADLLTSDCDPYDSQFITGERTHEGFYRTHAGIEQAISRGLAYAPYADVVWCETSTPDLKLAQRFAEAIHAKFPGKLLAYNCSPSFNWKKNLDDKTIASFQDQLAEMGYQYQFITLAGIHSMWFNMFDLAHAYAQGEGMKHYVEKVQEPEFAAIGRGYTFASHQQEVGTGYFDKVTNIIQGGRSSVTALTGSTEEQQFSSTSH
- the aceB gene encoding malate synthase A, producing the protein MSEQITRSQLGFTRRFGENETHILTEEAVDFLSELVVRFTPLRNRLLAERVVVQRKIDGGILPNFISETDSIKKSHWTIRGIPDDLRDRRVEITGPVERKMVINALNANVKVFMADFEDSLAPDWQKVIEGQINLRDAVNGTISYTNESGKIYQLKPDPAVLICRVRGLHLPEKHVTWQGEAIPGSLFDFALYFFHNHRALLAKGSGPYFYLPKMQSYQEADWWSQVFSFAEDYAGLSRGTIKATVLIETLPAVFQMDEILYHLRDHIVGLNCGRWDYIFSYIKTLRNHADRVLPDRQSVTMTQPFLNAYSRLLIRTCHRRGAFAMGGMAAFIPSKDVKRNEWVLNKVRTDKELEATNGHDGTWIAHPGLADTVLEVFDKALGSRPNQLDILREGDGDITAAQLLEPCSGERTEEGMRANIRVAVQYIEAWISGNGCVPIYGLMEDAATAEISRTSIWQWIHHGKTLSDGQLVTKPLFRRMLNEEMLVIQQELGEQRFSSGRFTQAATLMEKITTQDELIDFLTLPGYQLLA
- the metA gene encoding homoserine O-acetyltransferase MetA; translated protein: MPIRVPDELPAVNFLRNENVFVMASSRAKIQEIRPLKVLVLNLMPKKIETENQFLRLLSNSPLQIDVQLLRIDSRESKNTPAEHLNNFYCDFEDIQHDNYDGLIVTGAPLGLVDFCDVAYWPEIERVIHWAKEHVTSTLFVCWAVQAALNVLYDIPKMTRETKLSGVYPHQTLQPLALLTRGFDETFLAPHSRYADFPADTLRQHTDLDILAESDEAGAYLFATKDKRMAFVTGHPEYDAGTLAGEYLRDVAAGLSPEMPYNYFPQDNAELSPKATWRSHGHLLFANWLNYYVYQITPFDLRQMNPTLE
- the aceK gene encoding bifunctional isocitrate dehydrogenase kinase/phosphatase; the protein is MRIELLIAQTILQGFDAQYGRFLEVTSQAQQRFEHANWPAVQAAMKQRIHLYDHHVGLVVSQLKCITGQHFYDAAFLVRIKSCYAGLLPDYPRAEIAESFFNSVYCRIFKHRELTADKLFIFSEQPVYRPQNCARPLARQYPVQGNLVATLGRVLHDLPMRLAWENAPRDIDYISTALQQRFPGDALSGAVIEIATEVFYRNKAAWIIGKIRLGQQVFPLLLPVHQSHQRELFVDACLTEGNDASIVFGFARSYFMVYAPQPGALVEWLREILPAKTTAELYSAIGCQKHAKTECYREHLHFMAQTDESFIIAPGVKGMVMLVFTLPGSDRVFKVIKDRFAPQKEVTEAQVMACYQLVKEHDRVGRMADTQEFEHFVLAKKNISPELMAELQREVPAKIEDLGDCIALKHLYIERRMTPLNLYLEQADDQQLHDVIEEYGNAIKQLAAANIFPGDMLFKNFGVTRHGRVVFYDYDEICYMTEVNFRDIPAPRYPEDELASEPWYSIAPGDVFPEEFRHFLCSDKRVRQFFEAAHNDLFSAGYWRGLQTRIREGHVEDVFAYRRSQRFSRR
- the purH gene encoding bifunctional phosphoribosylaminoimidazolecarboxamide formyltransferase/IMP cyclohydrolase, whose product is MQQSRPIRRALLSVSDKAGIVEFAQALSSRGVELLSTGGTASLLAKAGLPVTEVSDYTGFPEMMDGRVKTLHPKVHGGILGRRGKDDDIMAQHAIAPIDMVVVNLYPFAQTIARPDCSLEDAVENIDIGGPTMVRSAAKNHKDVAIVVKSSDYASIIEEMDANSSSLTLATRFNLAIKAFEHTASYDGMIANYFGTMVPAYHGDTESASGQFPRTLNLSYIKKQDMRYGENSHQNAAFYIEESVSEASVATSTQLQGKALSYNNIADTDAALECVKEFAEPACVIVKHANPCGVAIGDNILAAYERAYQTDPTSAFGGIIAFNRELDAETAKAIISRQFVEVIIAPSVSPEALTLTAAKQNVRVLTCGQWQGRQKALDFKRVNGGLLVQDRDLGMVDAGDLRVVSQRQPTEQELTDALFCWKVAKFVKSNAIVYARDKMTIGIGAGQMSRVYSAKIAGIKAADEGLEVAGSVMASDAFFPFRDGIDAAAAVGITCVIQPGGSIRDDEVIAAANEHGIAMLFTDMRHFRH